A segment of the Prochlorococcus sp. RS04 genome:
TGGATTAGATGACCATTTAATAACATCAATTTTTTCTCCTCTTAATTCATTTACTACTTGTTGAATCCTTGCTCCTCTAGCTCCAATACAGGCACCTACAGGGTCCACTTCTTCTTCGACACTATCTACAGCTACTTTTGTTCTTGGCCCAACAGCTCTTGAAGGAGGGTTGGCTTCTCTTGAAACAGCAACAATTTTCACTGTGCCTTCTTGAATTTCAGGGACTTCATTTTCAAATAAATAAACCACTAAACCAGCATTTGCTCTACTTACAAAAAGTTGCGGCCCTTTTCTTGCAATTTCGCTAACTTCTTTCAAAAATACTTTGAAAGTTGCATTTGCTCTATAATTATCATTTGGTAATTGATCTCTCTTGGGAAGTTCGGCCTCTACTTCAGGTCTACCAATACCCGAACTTACTCCCATAATTACTGATTGTCTTTCAAATCTTATAACTCTTGCAGTTAAAACAGGATCTTCCAAATCCGCAAATTCTTCTTGGATCATTCTTCGTTGTTGATCTCTTAATTTTTGAGCTAAAACTTGCTTTGTTGTTGAAGCAGCCATTCGCCCAAAATCTTCTTTTTCTGGAGTAACGTCTAAAACAACTGTGTCGCCTATTTGCGCATCTTCAGCTACTTGTTTAACTTCTACAAGAGATATTTGATGATCTTCGCTCTCAACTTCTTCAACTATTATTTTACTCGATAATATCCTATAACCTTCTTCATCTAGATCTAGTCCAACATCAAAATTACTGAAATACTCTTCATCAAATGGATCTTGATTAACTCCAATGTAAAAAGTTTTTCTATATTTTTCGTATCCTTTTAATAAAGCTTCGCGTAAGGCTAATTCAACGATATTAGGAGGTAACTTTTTTTCCTCACTAATGTCTTCAATGAGATTGTTTAAACCTGGGAGAATAACTAATGCCATCTATGATGGGGATTTGAATAATGGTTGAAAATAATTAATCTTTTAATGTACAAAGACTAATTTTTAGTACTTCATCAAAAGGGATTTTTTTAATCTTACCTTTTATGTTAATGGCTAAATAATCTTTAGACTTTTCATAAAGTAAACCATTCAGAAATTTTATTTTTGAATTCTTTTGGTTTAACTCAACATTAACTGGAAAACCTTTAAAAGTTTTGAAGTCTCTTTCTGAGGTTAGTTCATCACTGACCCCTTGACTACTAATTTCTAAGACATATGAACAATTTAAAAGATTTGATTTTTCTATTTCGTCAGATGCTGGGGTATTAAATGCCGCACAATCATCTAGGGAAATGTCATCCCCATCAGTTTTTCTTATAGTTATTTCAATAACA
Coding sequences within it:
- the nusA gene encoding transcription termination factor NusA, coding for MALVILPGLNNLIEDISEEKKLPPNIVELALREALLKGYEKYRKTFYIGVNQDPFDEEYFSNFDVGLDLDEEGYRILSSKIIVEEVESEDHQISLVEVKQVAEDAQIGDTVVLDVTPEKEDFGRMAASTTKQVLAQKLRDQQRRMIQEEFADLEDPVLTARVIRFERQSVIMGVSSGIGRPEVEAELPKRDQLPNDNYRANATFKVFLKEVSEIARKGPQLFVSRANAGLVVYLFENEVPEIQEGTVKIVAVSREANPPSRAVGPRTKVAVDSVEEEVDPVGACIGARGARIQQVVNELRGEKIDVIKWSSNPIQYILNSLSPAKVDQVRLVDPAGQHAHVLVPPDQLSLAIGREGQNVRLAARLTGWKIDVKNSHEYDQEAEDAAVSELIIQREEEENLQRDAEIRLEAEQAERAAEDARLRELYPLPEDEEEYGEEQYEGEEFTDNDPLETVQDTEISAKEEKKR
- the rimP gene encoding ribosome maturation factor RimP → MNKENKSKLEALLEKVANERDLEICGLNIRTNQNPIVIEITIRKTDGDDISLDDCAAFNTPASDEIEKSNLLNCSYVLEISSQGVSDELTSERDFKTFKGFPVNVELNQKNSKIKFLNGLLYEKSKDYLAINIKGKIKKIPFDEVLKISLCTLKD